A DNA window from Pleurocapsa sp. PCC 7319 contains the following coding sequences:
- a CDS encoding helix-turn-helix domain-containing protein encodes MPKTAYLANHLSSGELKEKYLKSKDSVETRRWHLLWKVSQGWTIKNSAIAVGCSYAYAQKILSQYNLHGEEGVANRQNQTSNHARGKKRLLSP; translated from the coding sequence CTTATTTAGCCAATCATTTAAGTTCAGGTGAACTTAAAGAAAAATATCTTAAAAGTAAAGACTCTGTAGAAACTAGAAGATGGCATCTACTATGGAAAGTATCTCAGGGCTGGACGATTAAAAATAGTGCCATCGCTGTGGGGTGTTCTTATGCTTATGCTCAAAAGATTCTCAGTCAGTATAACCTCCATGGAGAAGAAGGGGTTGCAAATCGCCAAAATCAAACCAGCAATCACGCTAGAGGGAAAAAAAGGTTACTATCACCAC